The genomic DNA ATGTACATTTAATATTCTACTATCCTATttagagactaaaaaaaaattaacccctTTAGCAACCACAGCTCCAACATAATTGCAGTCACACCTTCAAAAGTCATTGAAAACTTGAGATTTGAAGGTGACTTTTTAGAACAAAAGGTAAGGTGAAAATCTTGAAGCAGTCAATTTGGAAACCCCCAGGAGCAGAATTTGGCATATCAGGACaggttttttcttcttcagcaaaCATTATCTTGGgacattttggaataattttctcttttcatcttttgcCATTTGAAGGAAACTGAGAGGTGAAAATATTCTCGGAACTCAGAAATTTCAAAGCTGTTCCAAAAATTCTTGACTGAGCCCCAGAGGAATAGAAAAGGGGTCAAgtttttttttacctctttctAACTAAGCTAAAGTTAGACCAAAACAATAGACATACTGGCACGTTAATACTGGTTGACTGGGCACTTGTATGCAGTACTTATAGACCAGTAAAAGTGCTCGTTTACCTGTCTGGTGTGTAAGGGGCCCTTTGTCTTGAAGCCTCCTTGGGAACTGCACTCTGAGGCACTGAAGTGATCTGAACTAGTGGAAGAGCGTTTAGAAAGGGTGTCACAACCCCCGACAAAGGTGTTGTCCAAAGGGAGTTCCTGAATCACATGGTGCTTTTTCACGGAAACTGGAGTGTCTGGTTTGAGATGAAAAGCAGGCTGTGGAGAAGCAGATTTGTAGTGCTTGGCCAGGTCAGGACTGTTAGGCTTGAACGTTGTTGGAGGTGCCGGGCCCCAGTCAAATCTTCCTATACTTTGCTCCTCCAGTTCAGCCGGCAGGCTTATTGTCCCATTGATAGGTTCATGAACTGCATCATCGGGTTTGGACTCTTCGATAGTAACAAAGTTCAAAAGAGAGCTTTTGGgagacttccttttctttcttttctttttcttgttttgtttgttctccTGGTTTGGGGACATCCATTCGGCACCTTGCTTGCTCCTCTGAGCTGCTTTGAACCTTGATGCATGGCGACAGCGCACCAGAACGGTGACGAAGATCACAACGATGACTACCATGGCACCAGCGATGATGGCAATCATGATGGTTAGATAGTCCTCATTTTGATAGGGTTGGCTACTATCCCCTATGTTCCTGTCCAACGGGGTCTCCATAGTCCTGCGGATCAAGTCATAGATATAGGAGGCATTTCCAGCAGTGTCGTTAACGTAAAGGAATACAAGCACAAGCGTGTGCAAAGACTTAGGGTACCCCAGGTCACTTATGTTGACCACCAAACGATGCAATCCCACATCAGTAGGTGCTGGTTTTTCTTCCAGAGTAATGTTACCTGTTACTGGATCAATCCGAAATAAGCCTTTATTGTTTCCACTCACTATAGTATACTTTAGTTCAGCGTTCATTCCAGTGTCAACATCCACTGCAAAAACTTCTGCTACCACGGAGCCAGGAATGGCTGAGAGGGGCACCAACTTAAAGGAAGTATTAGACGGTGGAGAAATGACAACTGGGCTGTTGTCATTGACATCCATGACGTTGATAGTTACTTTTGCAGTAGAGGAACGAGGTGGTTGTCCTCCATCAGTGGCTTTGACATCAAAAGTGTAGGAACTTTGCTGCTCTCTATCAAATGAGACATTTGACTTTATGACTCCAGAATAGGGATCCAACACAAAATTATCGTTGTCATTTAGAATGGAAAGAGTCACAGCTttattctctccagcatctgcatCTGTCACTGTGATTACCCCCACAGTACTATACTTTGGCAGATTCTCAgacacaaaaaattgaaaatgattaTGAGTAAACTTGGGGCTATTGTCATTCTCATCCAGAACAGTAACTATCACAGCCGCTTGGCTTTGGAGGGGAGGGGTCCCATTGTCCCTGGCAGTTACTGTAAAAATGAATCGTTCTTGTTCTTCTCTGTCAAAGACTCTGGAGGCTGTCAAAACTCCTGTTTTTCGGTCCAGATCAAAGAAGGAGGCATTCGGTCCAAGCTGATAAACAATGTCTGCATTTTTCCCACTGTCTTCATCTGTGGCACTAATAGTTGTTAAGTATAACCCACGTCGGTTGTTTTCAGAAACTGACAGCTCAATTACAGGCTGGTTGAAAATTGGTGGGTTGTCATTTTCATCCTCAAGCTTAACCCTTACCAGGGCAGTCTGATTTAAACTGGGCTTCCCAGAATCAGAGGCAACAATTTTAAAGCTGAATTCTTTGGTGCCCTCATAGTCCAACAAAGAAGAGGTCTCTAACAAATATTGGTTGTCATATACTGCCTTCAAATGAAATGGGACCTCTCTTTCAATAAAACAGATCACTTTGCCATTCACATCTGTGTCCTTATCTGAAACTGTAATTAGGGCAATCTTTGTATTGACAGGATCTTTCTCAGATAAATACACGGTGCCATTGATGGGACTTATAATGTACCTGAGGTCTATATTAGGAGGGTTATCATTTACATCGGTGACATTGATGGTAACCGTTGCTCGAGCAGGAGTGGAGCTGCCGTCACTAGCCAGCACTGTCACTTTGTGAATGGCTGTCTCCTCTCTATCTAAGGACCTCTGAACTGTAATCAGCCCAGTAGTATTATTTAAAGCAAAGAGTCTTTTGGTTGCAGGGGCGACCTGGGCACCAAAAATGTACCGGATTTCAGCATTACTGCCTATATCTGCATCAGTGGCATGGAGCTGAATTACAGAGGTACCTACGGGAGCATTCTCTGGAATATGCACCTCCACTTGACCCTCTTTAAACACCGGCCTGTTGTCATTTACATCACTTACTGTGACCTGCAGTATGGCCGTACTGGATTTCTGTGGAGTGCCTCCATCCTCTACTTTGATTTTCATCACATAGGTATCTTTCTGTTCTCTATCCAAGTTTTGCTGAACAATCAATTGTGGCCACTTCTCTCCCTCCGGAGTTTCCACGATATCCAGTCCAAAAACACTCTGCCCATTTAACAATTCATAATGCTGTACACCATTGAAGCCTGTGTCAGGATCTGTTGCTGATGGAATTGGAAAGCGGCTGTTGATCAAAGTGTTTTCTGGAATGGAAATATTGATGACAGGAGATGGAAACATGGGGGCATTATCATTGGTATCcttgacaattatttttattttaatcagccTGAAGAAATCATTGGGGAGGATCACCACCTCAAGTTCAAAGAAACACTCATTCTCCTCAGCATATGAGGCGCCAGCACAGAGTTTTTCTCTGTCTATTCTGTTGGAGGTTGTGAAAATTTCCCCAGTGCTGCTGGATACTTTCACCAAAGGGGCATCCCCAGCTTTAGAAACCAGTCTGTAGACAAGGCTGGCGCTGGTCCCTGTGGCAGCATTGATGTGAGAAATGTTCAGATCCTTTGGTATGTTTCCTATGGGCACATTTTCAGGCAATTCCTCTCTAATAGTGTAAATAAGTTCTTGAGCTATTGCGGAATCCAGCCTTAAACAGGCAATCAGAGCAGCCAACAGGTAAAAATCCCTCAGGTCCAtgataatgtatttattttcttttcctggattTTAGGGTTTAAAGGTTTCCACTGAGGAATGATGCACAAATTGCAAGAGGAAGCGTGCATGGACTGGAGGATGCATTATATTTCATCACTTATTTGGAGACAGCCACTGTCAACACAATCGTATAGACAATATTATTCTTCAGTAAATAAAAACACACCGTCACAAAATATCACCACACATTTTCCCCTGAACATTAGTAAACATGGCAGTTTGCTCTGCCACTGTTTGCAAGTTTACTCTGTGGAGAAAAACACTAAATATCTCCTGCTTGTTGCATTTGccgggagaaaataaaattttctacttTTGAATTAAGGACAGCTGCTATTTTTACCTATATTCACGCACGCTGTTTTTCAGAATACTGTTTAATTCAAAAATGCATTCTTgttctcctcttcccctccccctgtCTCACCCTCCTCCTAGCCTCTAACCCACTTCCCTCAGTCTATTTAGGTGCAAGTGAAAAACCCTAAGTATTTAGCTATGGTTCCTGCTAATTGCTTTGTCACATGTcaaatgtgttttcttctctGCCCCACTAAGTCACCTATTTTTTCTAAAAAGgctatctttttctttcctcccagtTCTTCAACTGCCTTCTAATACAATCTTACTGGGAAACAAGCATCCGGACATGCTGCTGCAGCATCAGAAGCAGTAGTCACCGGCCACTACACATCCTCATTGCCTAAAAGCACAACACCAAGACTTCAGATTCCTTGCCCACAGCTTGCTCTCCTTTCTCCATATTGACAAATTATCCTCATTAGGATTCATAAAcacattaaaacttttaaaaatgtataataatataggATTCCTTTTCCTAGAGGTGGAAGAGAGTGCCGAGATATAAGTGAAACGCAGCTAACATTCCCATGTAACATCGCAATATTTTCTACtgaacataaaagagaaaaaaatgcaatttcttaatcctgatctCTGGTTAGAATATTAGTAACATTTGTCACACATAAATACTGCAACCCAATCATGCAGGTGAAAAGGCTTCTGCTTAGATGCTCCCGTAACTGCAATTTAAATGGGTGCAAGGCTCCAGGCAGCTACCTACTTGAGTAGGACTGGTCAGTTCTCAGGCTCTAATCTTATCTGCATTAGGCTGCACAGTAGCTGATGCCCGCGATTAGTTCCGGCAGAGTGATGCAGGTAGGGACGCAGATACAGCCGAGTAGGTGAGCTCTGCCCCAACCGTCTACCCAATTACAAGCATCTTTCGTCTACACTGAGGACACATCTAAACACAGAATTTACAATTGTGCATGCGAAACTTTACACTTACGTTAGTTGCCTCAACCTTTCCCCTTTCCCAGTATGCTGCAGTTAGGAATGATTTGTTCCAACACACAGAAAGCCATGCATCTGGTAGCACCAGTTTGGGGAGAAATCAGAAGCAGCAAAACGTTTCCTCCTTGTAAAATGTGTTGCTTCGGGCTGGCAAATTAGCAACTCCAGAGAACAAATACACGGATTTGTCGTTAGTCATTCTCTCCACATTTCGTCTCTCTTACCCACTGGGTCTGGGTTCTTCTGGGTATTTAGCACACACACAACATCCAGTTGCACTTCTTCAGCTCAGGGATATTTTCCACAGCATCATGCATACCATTTCCATCCGATGCCAATACTGCTTAAGTCTCTAACTTCTTGTAGGAAACGTCAGAGTTGCGGTGATGGTGATTCTCTGACGGCTATCCGGGTGACAGTTGCCCGAAAAATTCCTAATTGGTTATCTCTTGTGTGCTTCAGAAACTCTGAGGCGCTCCTTTCCGTCTCGcgtgctctccctctctcccttctcctcggcccctctctcctccctctcctctcctctctctgaaCTGAATTTCTTGATATAACTCTCAATAAGCCCAGAGGGAGGGCGTGACTGCCCAGACCCCGCCCCCGGGCTCTGATTGGCCTGCATCTTGCGGTGCGGGCGGCCGCAGCCAGGCGCGAGGGAGGGGGCGCGGAACAAGGCGCTGACTGtctcccagcctcccctcctccGCGCCCCCTCGGCAGCAGCGAAAACCCGGAAATCTGATCCTGGCCCCAGGAGAGCCGGGTTCCATGAGGTGCACTGAGCATGCTCAGCAGGGTCCGGCATCGGGAGGCACTCGCCGGCGCTCCCCAGGCCCGCGCGGAAGCGGCGCTCGCAAGCCCTGACAGGGAGCGAACCTCCGAGCCCGGGCGGTCCGGCGGGCAAGGGCGGTGCGGGAGCCCCGCAGGGCGCGGGCGCGGATCCGGGGAACCGGGGCCACCGCTGCGGGCGGATGGGGGTCACCGAGGCGGCTCGTCTCTAGGCGCACACTTCGCACATCTCTTTGCTAAGTGAAGGGGCCAAAATGCACAGATGGAGGAGTCTACCCAGGATCAGAGGCGCGAGACGTATAGCCACCCCTGGGTTGGGACCACGAGCCAACAGATCCCCGGAGCGCGTTAAACGGACAACATGCCCGGTGCTGCAAATAGAGGCTTTTGCTGGCAGGGACATTGGAAAGAAGGGCGGAGAGGGAGTACAGCGAAAGATGGGCACCGCAGAATTTGGAATCTCTGCGGAGACCGGAAAGAAAATTAATCGGAGCACTTCCTACATGCAGAGCCACGGAAACTGCCTTGGAAAGAGAAAGTGGCAGCGTCTGGGGTCCCCTCGGTCAGCCCGGGCCAGTCGGCTGCGCGTCCGAAGTCTCCTGTAGCGGAGCGGGACCGGCCGCAGCAGTGGATCGTGGCGATCCCTGCACTTCTGCTCCAGCCGCGCCTGGAAACCTGAGAACCTGAGCTCGCCCGGACTCGGCGGCTGCTGCAAAACCCGTTTCCATCCCacctcactgcaaactttgcttCCGAGGGGCTGGAAGGAGTCCCAGGCAGCTGTTTCCCAAGCTGTGGAACACTTCCTTTCCCCTAGGCACTTTCTGCTGATTCCAACTTTCTTTCCTGTGATCCTTGTCTTTTCTCGTGCATTTCATTTCTCTGACTCCAGCTCTGTACTAAATCCTCACAAGTTTCTCATTTTCATACAGGAACTGGATGGAATGACTCCCGAAAAAATACAGCTTTATTTCTCAAATACTGACCCCCAAAGCACTATCTAGTAATATATTTGATTGATCTTTTAAAGTCAGTAAACCACAAAGGTTTGTGTAATGGCTTCTACTTAACAACACCTGATACCTGAGTAAAGTTTGAAGCATTAACATAGAAACAGTTCACTtggaacaaaaatttattttctgaatgacCTATAA from Nomascus leucogenys isolate Asia chromosome 5, Asia_NLE_v1, whole genome shotgun sequence includes the following:
- the PCDH9 gene encoding protocadherin-9 isoform X2, which produces MDLRDFYLLAALIACLRLDSAIAQELIYTIREELPENVPIGNIPKDLNISHINAATGTSASLVYRLVSKAGDAPLVKVSSSTGEIFTTSNRIDREKLCAGASYAEENECFFELEVVILPNDFFRLIKIKIIVKDTNDNAPMFPSPVINISIPENTLINSRFPIPSATDPDTGFNGVQHYELLNGQSVFGLDIVETPEGEKWPQLIVQQNLDREQKDTYVMKIKVEDGGTPQKSSTAILQVTVSDVNDNRPVFKEGQVEVHIPENAPVGTSVIQLHATDADIGSNAEIRYIFGAQVAPATKRLFALNNTTGLITVQRSLDREETAIHKVTVLASDGSSTPARATVTINVTDVNDNPPNIDLRYIISPINGTVYLSEKDPVNTKIALITVSDKDTDVNGKVICFIEREVPFHLKAVYDNQYLLETSSLLDYEGTKEFSFKIVASDSGKPSLNQTALVRVKLEDENDNPPIFNQPVIELSVSENNRRGLYLTTISATDEDSGKNADIVYQLGPNASFFDLDRKTGVLTASRVFDREEQERFIFTVTARDNGTPPLQSQAAVIVTVLDENDNSPKFTHNHFQFFVSENLPKYSTVGVITVTDADAGENKAVTLSILNDNDNFVLDPYSGVIKSNVSFDREQQSSYTFDVKATDGGQPPRSSTAKVTINVMDVNDNSPVVISPPSNTSFKLVPLSAIPGSVVAEVFAVDVDTGMNAELKYTIVSGNNKGLFRIDPVTGNITLEEKPAPTDVGLHRLVVNISDLGYPKSLHTLVLVFLYVNDTAGNASYIYDLIRRTMETPLDRNIGDSSQPYQNEDYLTIMIAIIAGAMVVIVVIFVTVLVRCRHASRFKAAQRSKQGAEWMSPNQENKQNKKKKRKKRKSPKSSLLNFVTIEESKPDDAVHEPINGTISLPAELEEQSIGRFDWGPAPPTTFKPNSPDLAKHYKSASPQPAFHLKPDTPVSVKKHHVIQELPLDNTFVGGCDTLSKRSSTSSDHFSASECSSQGGFKTKGPLHTRQSQRRVTFHLPDGSQESCSDSGLGDHEPVGSGTLISHPLPLVQPQDEFYDQASPDKRTEADGNSDPNSDGPLGPRGLAEATEMCTQECLVLGHSDNCWMPPGLGPYQHPKSPLSTFAPQKEWVKKDKLVNGHTLTRAWKEDSNRNQFNDRKQYGSNEGHFNNGSHMTDIPLANLKSYKQAGGAIESPKEHQL
- the PCDH9 gene encoding protocadherin-9 isoform X3, translating into MDLRDFYLLAALIACLRLDSAIAQELIYTIREELPENVPIGNIPKDLNISHINAATGTSASLVYRLVSKAGDAPLVKVSSSTGEIFTTSNRIDREKLCAGASYAEENECFFELEVVILPNDFFRLIKIKIIVKDTNDNAPMFPSPVINISIPENTLINSRFPIPSATDPDTGFNGVQHYELLNGQSVFGLDIVETPEGEKWPQLIVQQNLDREQKDTYVMKIKVEDGGTPQKSSTAILQVTVSDVNDNRPVFKEGQVEVHIPENAPVGTSVIQLHATDADIGSNAEIRYIFGAQVAPATKRLFALNNTTGLITVQRSLDREETAIHKVTVLASDGSSTPARATVTINVTDVNDNPPNIDLRYIISPINGTVYLSEKDPVNTKIALITVSDKDTDVNGKVICFIEREVPFHLKAVYDNQYLLETSSLLDYEGTKEFSFKIVASDSGKPSLNQTALVRVKLEDENDNPPIFNQPVIELSVSENNRRGLYLTTISATDEDSGKNADIVYQLGPNASFFDLDRKTGVLTASRVFDREEQERFIFTVTARDNGTPPLQSQAAVIVTVLDENDNSPKFTHNHFQFFVSENLPKYSTVGVITVTDADAGENKAVTLSILNDNDNFVLDPYSGVIKSNVSFDREQQSSYTFDVKATDGGQPPRSSTAKVTINVMDVNDNSPVVISPPSNTSFKLVPLSAIPGSVVAEVFAVDVDTGMNAELKYTIVSGNNKGLFRIDPVTGNITLEEKPAPTDVGLHRLVVNISDLGYPKSLHTLVLVFLYVNDTAGNASYIYDLIRRTMETPLDRNIGDSSQPYQNEDYLTIMIAIIAGAMVVIVVIFVTVLVRCRHASRFKAAQRSKQGAEWMSPNQENKQNKKKKRKKRKSPKSSLLNFVTIEESKPDDAVHEPINGTISLPAELEEQSIGRFDWGPAPPTTFKPNSPDLAKHYKSASPQPAFHLKPDTPVSVKKHHVIQELPLDNTFVGGCDTLSKRSSTSSDHFSASECSSQGGFKTKGPLHTRQCNSHSKSDNIPVTPQKCPSSAGFHIQENEESHYEPQDEFYDQASPDKRTEADGNSDPNSDGPLGPRGLAEATEMCTQECLVLGHSDNCWMPPGLGPYQHPKSPLSTFAPQKEWVKKDKLVNGHTLTRAWKEDSNRNQFNDRKQYGSNEGHFNNGSHMTDIPLANLKSYKQAGGAIESPKEHQL
- the PCDH9 gene encoding protocadherin-9 isoform X1 codes for the protein MDLRDFYLLAALIACLRLDSAIAQELIYTIREELPENVPIGNIPKDLNISHINAATGTSASLVYRLVSKAGDAPLVKVSSSTGEIFTTSNRIDREKLCAGASYAEENECFFELEVVILPNDFFRLIKIKIIVKDTNDNAPMFPSPVINISIPENTLINSRFPIPSATDPDTGFNGVQHYELLNGQSVFGLDIVETPEGEKWPQLIVQQNLDREQKDTYVMKIKVEDGGTPQKSSTAILQVTVSDVNDNRPVFKEGQVEVHIPENAPVGTSVIQLHATDADIGSNAEIRYIFGAQVAPATKRLFALNNTTGLITVQRSLDREETAIHKVTVLASDGSSTPARATVTINVTDVNDNPPNIDLRYIISPINGTVYLSEKDPVNTKIALITVSDKDTDVNGKVICFIEREVPFHLKAVYDNQYLLETSSLLDYEGTKEFSFKIVASDSGKPSLNQTALVRVKLEDENDNPPIFNQPVIELSVSENNRRGLYLTTISATDEDSGKNADIVYQLGPNASFFDLDRKTGVLTASRVFDREEQERFIFTVTARDNGTPPLQSQAAVIVTVLDENDNSPKFTHNHFQFFVSENLPKYSTVGVITVTDADAGENKAVTLSILNDNDNFVLDPYSGVIKSNVSFDREQQSSYTFDVKATDGGQPPRSSTAKVTINVMDVNDNSPVVISPPSNTSFKLVPLSAIPGSVVAEVFAVDVDTGMNAELKYTIVSGNNKGLFRIDPVTGNITLEEKPAPTDVGLHRLVVNISDLGYPKSLHTLVLVFLYVNDTAGNASYIYDLIRRTMETPLDRNIGDSSQPYQNEDYLTIMIAIIAGAMVVIVVIFVTVLVRCRHASRFKAAQRSKQGAEWMSPNQENKQNKKKKRKKRKSPKSSLLNFVTIEESKPDDAVHEPINGTISLPAELEEQSIGRFDWGPAPPTTFKPNSPDLAKHYKSASPQPAFHLKPDTPVSVKKHHVIQELPLDNTFVGGCDTLSKRSSTSSDHFSASECSSQGGFKTKGPLHTRQCNSHSKSDNIPVTPQKCPSSAGFHIQENEESHYESQRRVTFHLPDGSQESCSDSGLGDHEPVGSGTLISHPLPLVQPQDEFYDQASPDKRTEADGNSDPNSDGPLGPRGLAEATEMCTQECLVLGHSDNCWMPPGLGPYQHPKSPLSTFAPQKEWVKKDKLVNGHTLTRAWKEDSNRNQFNDRKQYGSNEGHFNNGSHMTDIPLANLKSYKQAGGAIESPKEHQL
- the PCDH9 gene encoding protocadherin-9 isoform X4 yields the protein MDLRDFYLLAALIACLRLDSAIAQELIYTIREELPENVPIGNIPKDLNISHINAATGTSASLVYRLVSKAGDAPLVKVSSSTGEIFTTSNRIDREKLCAGASYAEENECFFELEVVILPNDFFRLIKIKIIVKDTNDNAPMFPSPVINISIPENTLINSRFPIPSATDPDTGFNGVQHYELLNGQSVFGLDIVETPEGEKWPQLIVQQNLDREQKDTYVMKIKVEDGGTPQKSSTAILQVTVSDVNDNRPVFKEGQVEVHIPENAPVGTSVIQLHATDADIGSNAEIRYIFGAQVAPATKRLFALNNTTGLITVQRSLDREETAIHKVTVLASDGSSTPARATVTINVTDVNDNPPNIDLRYIISPINGTVYLSEKDPVNTKIALITVSDKDTDVNGKVICFIEREVPFHLKAVYDNQYLLETSSLLDYEGTKEFSFKIVASDSGKPSLNQTALVRVKLEDENDNPPIFNQPVIELSVSENNRRGLYLTTISATDEDSGKNADIVYQLGPNASFFDLDRKTGVLTASRVFDREEQERFIFTVTARDNGTPPLQSQAAVIVTVLDENDNSPKFTHNHFQFFVSENLPKYSTVGVITVTDADAGENKAVTLSILNDNDNFVLDPYSGVIKSNVSFDREQQSSYTFDVKATDGGQPPRSSTAKVTINVMDVNDNSPVVISPPSNTSFKLVPLSAIPGSVVAEVFAVDVDTGMNAELKYTIVSGNNKGLFRIDPVTGNITLEEKPAPTDVGLHRLVVNISDLGYPKSLHTLVLVFLYVNDTAGNASYIYDLIRRTMETPLDRNIGDSSQPYQNEDYLTIMIAIIAGAMVVIVVIFVTVLVRCRHASRFKAAQRSKQGAEWMSPNQENKQNKKKKRKKRKSPKSSLLNFVTIEESKPDDAVHEPINGTISLPAELEEQSIGRFDWGPAPPTTFKPNSPDLAKHYKSASPQPAFHLKPDTPVSVKKHHVIQELPLDNTFVGGCDTLSKRSSTSSDHFSASECSSQGGFKTKGPLHTRQPQDEFYDQASPDKRTEADGNSDPNSDGPLGPRGLAEATEMCTQECLVLGHSDNCWMPPGLGPYQHPKSPLSTFAPQKEWVKKDKLVNGHTLTRAWKEDSNRNQFNDRKQYGSNEGHFNNGSHMTDIPLANLKSYKQAGGAIESPKEHQL